In the Campylobacter lari genome, CTTTTATCTTATCTAAAAAGAAAAGATTATCAAGCTTACACTAAATTAATCAACGAATTAAACCTAAGAGATAAATAAGCCTCGTGCTTATTTATCTTCTTTATATATTTTTTATTATATTTATTTACTACTATTTTAATTTAAGTTTTCAAAATTTTGATATTTTATTCACAAGAGTTTCACAATGTGATTTTAGCTTCTAAGCACTTAAAAATAGCACTTTAAGTTTTGTGAATAAAAATATTTTTCACATTTAATTTTATTGATTTTTAAAGTTTTTTCACTTTTGCTATAAAAAAACCGTCCGCATAGTCATCCGGTAAAACTCTTTTGGCAAATGATAAATCAAATTCATCACTCTTTGCATATATAAAATCAACATTAGCTAGATTAAAATCAAGCAATTCTAATTTAAAATTTTCATTTCTTAATGCATTTTCTAAAACCGCTTCATTTTCTTCTCTTAAAAATGTACAAGTACTATACACTAATTCTCCACCATGTTTTAAAGCTAGCAATGCTGAGTGTAAAAGTTTTTTTTGTAAATTTGCAATTTGCTTAATTTCCTTTGTATTTTTTTGTATTTCAAAACCCATTTTTGCAAAAGTTGAGCAAGGCGCATCAAGTAAAATTTTATCAAATTTCAAAGGACAAGCTTTACCTATAGTACGTGCATCTTTTAAGAAGCATTTTACAATTTTAACTTGATAATTTTCCATAGTTTTTTTTAAGGTAAAAAAACGTGTTTTAGATAATTCACAACTTGCTAAATAACCCTCATTTTGCATGAAATTAGCTAAATTTAAGCTTTTTCCACCAGGAGCTGCACACATATCCAATACACTCTCACCAGCTTTAACACCCAAAGTTTTAGCACACAAGTACGAAGAGTAATTTTGTATATAAAACTTACCCTCATTAAAAGCTTTCATTGAGCTTAGTTTGCTTTTGAAGATACTTGGAATTTTATAACAATTCAGATCAATTTTTTCAAATTCTATATTTTCATTATTTAAAATTTCTTCTAGTTTTTCATTATCAACAAGTAAAGAATTTCTAAAAATATTAATATATTTTTCTTGATTAAAACTTTGAAGGATTTGTTCTTTTTGCTCTTTTGTATAAATTTCATCTAAAGCTGTATTTAAATCAAGTAAGGCCATAAAAATCCTTTAAAAACAAATACGCAGCTAAAGAATCAAGTTTGCCATCTTTTTTCTTTAAATTCACCATGCCAAGTTCTTGTGCATTTTTAGAACTAAAACTCTCATCGACAAAAAAAACTTCTTTGTCAAAATCAAGTAAAGATACGAAATGTTCTACCCTTTTTCGCATTTCATCTTCACTAGATCCACCTAAAGGAACTCCTACCACCAAAGTATTTACATCATACTCTTTGATGTACTTTTTTACCTCATTTGCTGCTTGGTTGCGATTTTTTCTAATAATAGCTTCAAGTGGCATAGCTATACTTTTATTAATACACAAAGCAACACCAATACGCTTTAAGCCTATATCTAATGCTAAAGTTTTCATAAGCAAGCTCTTATTTTCACTCCAGATATTTCTACCAAACCCTCAAGTTCATATTCATAAACTCTATCACCAAATTTTTTTAAAACTTTTTCTAAATCATCTTCATGTTTTAAAAAACTTAATAAATCATCTTCGCTTTGCTCTTGATGAAACTCTCCAAACATTTTTACAAATTCATCAAAATCATGAATTAAATTTGCCTTTTTTGTGGCTAAAAGCAAATTTGTTCCTTCGCTTTCATTTTTCCTATGAGGTAATACATATATAGATTTATTCATACCTAAAGCAAGTCTTGCACTTTGCATAGAACCACTTTTTAAATCAGCCTGGGCTATTACAACAACCTCACTTAAAGCAATAATAAGTCTATTTCTTAATAAAAAATCATAAGGCTTTGCCTTATAATTTCCTTCATTTTCACTTAAAGCCAAAGCATTTTCATAAATATTTAAAATTTCATTTGTGTTTGCTTTTGGATAAATCTCATCAAGCCCATTAGCAAATATAGCTATAGTTTGAGGATAGGCTATTTTAGCTGCTTGGATATCCACCCCTAAAGCCCCGCCACTTACTACACAAACCTTAGTTTTTTTTAACAAAGTCACCAATTCAACAAGACAATTTTTAGTATAAACACTCATTTTTCTAGAACCTATAATAGCCACTTTTCTAGCATTTAAAAGCTCTAAATTGCCTTTATAATAAATCTTTGAAGGCGGATTTAAAAGATTTTTAAAATCTTCAATATTCTCAATAAATTTCATTTAAATACACAAGCTCAACTGAATTTAACAAATCTTTACTTTGCACCAAGGCCTTAAAAGTCTTTTCTCTTGGATGACCAATAGCAATAGCAAAACCTTTCTTTTTTGCCTCTTCTACTGCTTGTTTGAGTTGATTTTTAATATATGTTATATCATCTTCATTATCTAAAAAAACATCTCTAGCTATATAAGGCTGATTAAACTGACTTGCTAAGTTTTTGGCTTTAGAATTTCCTATGGTTCTTGAATCAACAAAAATAAAATCATTTTGCTTAAAGGCACTAAATAATTTTTCCATAGCCTGTTTATTTGCAGTAAATAAACTTCCTGTATGGTTGTTAATAAATTTTACTTTTGGAAATTGCTCTTTTACAAAAGCTATGCGTTTGCTTATTTTTTGTATATCATCACTAGGGTGCAAGGTATTTAATTCTGCCTTGTCATATTTTATAGCAGCAAGGGGCAAATGCACCATAAAAAAGTCAAAATCCTTTGTAAACTCAGCTGTATAAGGATGGCGTTTATCAGGTGGAAAAAAAGATGGGATTAATTTTAAATTTGTTTTTTTAAGCATATCTACATGAGTGTGACTTGCCATATCATCTATAATAATTGCTAGACGAGGTTTGCTATTTTTTTGCACTAGGATTTGAGTTTTATTATCCTCATTTTTATCTGATATATTTTGCTCTTTATTGATTAATTCTTTGCTTGTATTTTGATCTATTACTTCTAAAATTAAAGTTTGATTATCCTCTTTAGTTTGATTTAACTCTGTATTTACAGGGTTTAAATTTAAAATTTCACTAATATTTTTATCTAAAAATTCTAATTTTTCATTTTCTAAAGTCAAATTTATATCATTAAAACTAAAATTATTTTCTTGTTCTTTTGTAGGTGGTAATGGTTCTTTTTTAACTATGGTTTGATTATAGTCTAAGGTTTTATTTTCTTCTTTTTTTAAAAACAAAGCTCCAAATGCAAAAAGAAAAATTCCAATTATAACAAGACAAAGTGCTAAAAGCACTTTGTATTTTTTATTTATAGTTTTCAAATTAGTTTTTATCTTTATCAACTAATTTTTTAGCACTAATCCAAGGCATCATAGCGCGAAGTTCGCGTCCTGTTTTTTCTATCAAAGAATCATTCATTAATTTACGCTCTGCGTGCATTCTTGCAAAATTTGCTCTTCTTTCTAAGATAAAATCTTTAGCAAAACTTCCATTTTGTATGTCTTTTAAAACACCTTTCATAGCCTCTTTAGTTTCTTTGGTAATAATCTTAGGCCCTGTGATATAATCTCCATATTCAGCTGTATTAGAAACAGAATATCTCATATCAGCAATACCGCCTTGATAAATCAAATCTACAATTAATTTCATTTCATGTAAACACTCAAAATACGCCATTTCAGGCTCATATCCTGCTTCAACTAAGGTTTCAAAACCAGCTTGGATTAAAGCACTAAGTCCTCCACAAAGCACTGCTTGCTCACCAAATAAATCTGTTTCAGTTTCAGCTTTAAAAGTCGTTTCTATAATACCTGTTCTACCACCACCTATAGCACTAGCATAACTTAAAGCTAAATTTTTAGCATTTTTACTTTCATCTTGGTGAATAGCAATTAAACAAGGAGTACCCCCACCTATACTAAATTCATGTCTTACAGTATGACCAGGAGCTTTAGGAGCTATCATAATCACATCTATGCCTTTTGGAGCAACAATTTGTCCATAATGGATATTAAATCCATGTGCAAATGCTAGAGTTTTACCTGCCTTTAATTCAGGTTTAATTTCTTCATTAAAAATTTCACTTTGAATTTCATCAGGAGCTAAAATCATAATCAAATCTGCTTCTTTAGTAGCCTCTTTTACGCTTTTTACTATAAAATTTGCTTTTTGAGCTTTTGCCCAACTTTGTCCGCCCTCTTTTAAGCCTATGATCACTTCTACGCCACTATCTCTTAAATTCATAGCATGAGCATGACCTTGAGAGCCAAAACCTATAATAGCTACTTTTTTTGATTTTATTAAATTAATATCACAATCTTTATCATAATAAATTGATACAGCCATTATGCACTCCTAAAAATTAAAATTAAAGCAAAGATTATAACTAAAAAATATAAATTTAATCCTTTTATGATAAAATTTAAGTTTTGAAAAATTACTATAAAGAGTCTTATGAAAGAATTATTTAATCAACTAAGTTATGGTCTAAATGCCAATGAAATTACCAATAAAAACAAGCAAATCATTAGAGAATTATTAACTTGTGATATTATTAAATTTTATAAAAATAAATACTATTTAAAAGATGGCTTTACTTTTGGTAAGATTGATATTTCTGTTAATGGAACGGGATTTTTAGAAAGTTTTGATCCTGCTTTTAAGCGTGATTTACTCATAGAAAATAAAAATTTAAAAGGAGCAAATTATGCTGATATAGTTGTGGCAAAATTACTCCCTCTTAAAAAAAAGCGTCCAAGCGCTAAAGTTATTTTAATACTTAAAAGAGCCCACGAAACTTCTTTGGTTATGACTAAAAAATACGGAGAAGCAGTCCTTGGAGTAAATATTCAAACAGGGCTTACATGTGCCTTAAAAGCCTCTCAAAAATCTTTAAAAGCTCTGCCTTTAGGAACTATTTTAAAAATAGAAAATCATGATAATAATATCACCGAAGTGATAGGGCATATTGATGATGATTTTGTAGATGAAAAAATTTCCTTAGCACTTTTTAATAAAAATGCAATTTTTGATAATTTATGTGAAAATGAAGCAAAAGCTTATGGAGATAAAGTTGATGTAAGCATGTATCCATCAAGAAAAGATCTTAGAAATTTAAATTTTTGCACCATTGATCCAATTGATGCAAAAGATTTTGATGATGCAATTTATTATGATAAAAATGAACATGCCATTTATATAGCCATAGCTGATGTAAGTGCTTATGTGCATGCTTATAGTGCTATTGACAAAGAAGCAAGATCAAGAGGCTTTTCGATTTATTTTCCTCATATTGCCATACCTATGTTGCCAAGAGCTTTGAGTGAAAATATTTGCTCACTAAAACCTAATGAAGATAGGTTAGCATTTTGTTTTAAAATAAGTTTAGATCAAAACAATGAAGTGATTAAAGAAGAGCTTTTTGAGGCTATTATCAACTCAAAACGCCGTTTTAATTATGATGAAGTTGATGAGTATTTACAAACGCAAGAAGATTTAGGTGCGATTAATTGGCTTTATGAAGTTTTTAAAATCACTCAAAATTTACGTAAAAAACGTCTAAAAAATGCTTGTGAGTTTAAAACCCAAGAGCTAAGAATGACTTTAGATGAAAATAACAAACTCATAAAAACACGCCTTGAAAATGACACAGCCTCACATAATTTAATCGAAGATTGCATGCTTTTAGCCAATAAAGCTGCAGCAAAACTCATTGATATAGGAGTTTTTAGAAATCACTTAAGTCCTGATTATAAAAAAATAGATCAATTGCTAGCTGATCTTTCAACACTTAGTATAGATATTAATCCTAAAAATAATGTCATAGAATTATTTAAAGACATTCAAGTCTTAGCAAATGAGCTAAATATAAGAGAAGAAGTAGATAAGCTCATCATCAAAGCGCAAAAAAAGGCGGAATATTCTAGTGAAAATGCAGGACATTTTGGCTTAGGCTTTGATAAATATACCCATTTTACAAGCCCTATTAGAAGGTATTCTGATCTTATTTTACATAGACTTTTAAAAGCTAAAATTAACAATGATGAAAAAATGTTTAATTATTTGCTTTTAAATATACAAAGCACTTGTGAGGAATTAAGCTTACTAGAAAGAGAGGCAGATAAAGTTGCTTGGCATTTCATGGATAGAAAATTTGCAAGATGGGCAAAGGAAAATATAGGAAAAAGATTTAAAGCTTTAGTGGTAGAAAATCAAAGTTCATTGCAAGTAAAATTAAATGATGAAATTAAGGGAGCTTTGATTACCATTATAGGTTCAAGGGCAAATTTATTAGAAAATGTAGAAGTAGAAATCACTGAAGTGGATATTGTTAGTGCTAAAATTTTTGGCAAAATCACCAAGCATTTTAGTTTAGAAAGAAACCAAAATGTATAAAAATCAACTCCAAAGCTTACTTAATAGCAATAGTTTTCCTAATTATTTCTTGCTTTATGGAGCGGATAATTTCCAAATAGAGCTTTATGCTAAATTTATTAAAGATAAATACTCTTTTGATGAGAGTTTAAGATTTTATTTTGAAGAATATGATTTTAAGCAAGCTTATGATTATTTATCTAGTGCTTCCTTATTTAGCGAAAGAAAACTACTAGAAATCAAAACCCAAAAGAAAATCCCAAGTAAAGAACTCAAACAACTTTTACAGCTTTGTCAAAATTCACAAGATAATTATTTTTTACTTGAAATTTATGATGAAAACTCTAAACAAAGTGAAGCGGAGAAAATTTTTGCTAATAATTTTTGTAGATTTTATAAAGTAAATTCAGCCAAAGAAGGTATGGAATTACTAGCTTTAAAAGCTAAAGAGTTAAATATTAACATCACTCAAAATGCCCTTTATACTCTTTTTTATAATTTTAATGAAAATTTATATTTAGCAGCTAATGAGTTAAATAAATTTAATGGTTTAAATATTGATGAAAAAATCATTCAAGAGCATTGTTATAGTTTAAGTACTATTAGTTTTGAAAGTTTTTTTGATAAATTAATGCAAAAACAAGATTTAAGAAACGAACTTGAAAATATTTTAGAAAATTATAATGAAATAGCATTGATTAATGCCTTATATGCAAATTTTTCTAGACTTTTTAAAATTGCATTACATGTTAAAATTTATGGAAATTTAGATTTAAAAGAAATTTTAGGCTATGCCCCGCCTATTTCTGTGGCACAAAATCTTCAAAAACAAGCTCTTATGATCAAAATATCACAATATAAACATATCTTTTTGACACTTTGTAATTGCGAATATGAATTAAAAAAGAATTCTAAAATAGAAAAAAAAGAGTTTTTAATCGCAACACTTTTACAACTTAGCTCCATATTGAAAAGTTAAATTAAGAAAACTTATGGTAAAATAAAATTTGCATTTTATGCAAATCCTTGCCTAAAAATTTTAGGCTTTATATCCATAAGGAGAAATTAAATGAGACATTATGAAGTTTTATTCATATTAAAACCGACACTTACAGAAGAAGAGGTAAGTGCTAAGTTGGAATTCGTAAAAGAAGTCCTTACAAAAAATGGCGCAGAAATTGAAAGCGTAGTTCCAATGGGAACAAGAAAACTTGCGTACAAAATTAAAAAATACGAAAGAGGAACTTATTTTGTGATTTATTTCAAAGCTCCTACAAATTTAATAGCAGAGCTTGAAAGGGTATTAAGAATCACTGAAGAAGTAATTAGATTTTTAATCGTAAAATATGAAAATAAAAAAGAAATTGCGGCTTGGGAAAAACTAAGCAAAGGTATCAAACAAAATAAAAAAGAAATCAAAGCTAGCGAAAGTACAGAAGGCTAATTAATGTTTAATAAAGTCGTTTTAGTAGGTAATCTTACAAGGGATATAGAGATGCGCTATGCTCCATCAGGTAGCGCAATAGGCTCTTCTGCTATAGCTGTAACAAGAAGATTTAGTACAAATACAGGAGAAAAAAGAGAAGAAACCTGCTTTATCGACATTAGTTTTTTTGGTAGAACAGCAGAGATTGCTAATCAATACCTTAACAAAGGTAGTAAAGTTTTAATTGAAGGTCGTTTAAGATTTGAGCAATGGAGCGATCAAAATGGACAAAATAGATCAAAACACAGTATTCAAGTTGAGAATTTAGAAATGTTAGGTTCAACTGTACAAAATAACCAACAAAACAATTTTGACAATCAAAATTATGGTTATAATCAAAATTTTAACCAACAACAAAGTTTTGATCCTTATGCTCAAGTACAAACTAGAACAAATCCATCTAATACTTATCAAAATCCTCAAAAAGAACCCCCTATGAAGGAAATTGATATTGATAAATATGATGATGATACAGAATTACCATTTTAAAGGAAAAAATCATGGCAGAAAAAAGAAAATATTCACGTAAATATTGCAAATACACTGAAGCTAAAGTTGATTTCATTGACTATAAAGATACAGCATTGTTAAAACATGCTTTATCGGAAAGATTTAAAATTATGCCACGCCGTTTAACAGGTACTAGCAAAAAACACCAAGAAATGGTTGAAGTTGCTATTAAACGTGCAAGACATGTAGCACTTATCCCTTATATCGTAGATAGAAAAGAAGTTGTTACTAATCCTTTTGAAGGATTATAATTATTAAATCAAACCCAAGCTTTTTAGCTTGGGAAAATAAAAGGTTGTTTTATGTTTTCAGATATAGAATCTGAAATTTATGTTATCTTGCTTGCTTCTGTTGCTATTATAGCAGTTTTAAATCCTTTTGGAAATCTTCCTCAATTTCTCGCAATGACTGAGGGCTTAGATGCTGATACAAGAAAAAAACTTTTTAGAAATATCATTTATACTGCATTTTGTATTGTTTTAGTTTTTTTACTTTCTGGACCATTTATCATGAAATATTTATTTAAAATAGATATTAATGATTTACGAGTTGCAGGTGGTTTGATTTTAATCATTATGAGTACTAAAAACTTACTTTTTACTCCATCAAGTTCTCAATTTCAACATTATCAAGGATTAAGTCATAAAGAATTATTGAAAAAAAGTATAGTCCCAATGGCATTTCCTATGCTAGTAGGTCCTGGAACACTTTCAACGATAGTGGTTATTTCAGAAGATCAAAATTTAGCTATAGCTATAGCTTCTGTACTACTTACCTTTGCTTTTATTTTTGTTTTATTCCACTTTTCAGCTACCATTGAAAAAGTCATAGGAAAACTTGTGCTTTATGTTTTTTCACGTATTGCTTTAGTTTTTATTATGGCTATGGGAGTAAAAATGATAGCCATTGGAATTCAAACTTACATTCAATCTAATTTAGGATAAACAAAAAAACTTTTTTGTAAAAACACTTCTTCATTTACTGCTTTATTGTCATTTAATAACACGCTAATATTTACCGCTATAATGCTTTTTGCATTAGCATCATTTGCTATCAATTTATATCCTTTACACTCACCCAAAGGATAGGCGTAATCAATTCGTATTTTTATATTATTATATTCAAAATTATATTCATTTAAGCATTCTTTACCCTCTAAATAGGCTTGATATAAAAAATATTTAGAAAGCTCTTTTACATCATGAAGTAAAATCTTTCCTTGAGTATAAAGAGTTAAATCTTTCATAATTCTTGGAGAATATGAAGAAATTTTTATCACAAATGCCATAACAAAAGAGATAAATAAAATAAAAGATATTGTATAAACCATAGCAAACGATTTTTTCATAAAAACATCCACTTTGATAAACATTCATTTTGACTTTTATCGCATATTAGAACTTTTAACGTCTTATCATCTTGCTTGAAAATAAGCCTTGAAATATTTTGAGCTAGTAAAAAAGATCGTTTGTTATGATTTAAATCATCTATTTGCATATAAATATTTTCATTTTCTAAATATACTCTAACATAAGCATATAAAATAGTATAAAATCCACTAAATTTCTCACTATTAAAATGGATTTTCTCTCTATCACTAACTAGTGCTTTATAAATTTTTGAATTTTGTATATCATAAAAATACATATAATCATTAGCATATATTTTTAACTTTTTTTCACTATGCATATCTTTATAATTACTTAAAATTCCTTTAGAACTTCCATTTTCTATAAAATGTAAATTGCTTTTTGGACTAAAAAAACTTTCATTGTTTTCTAAAATAATGCCACTAAAGTTTAATTTTTTTAATGATAAATCATAAAAAATATCATCATTTGCACTCATATAGCACTCAAAAGAACTACTTGTCAATGTCGCATTTAAACAAGAGTGATAAATTTTTTCCATACTAAGCAAAGTTTGGTTTAAATTTAAAAATACTGTGTTGGAATTTTTAATTTTGTAACTAT is a window encoding:
- a CDS encoding DNA-processing protein DprA, which translates into the protein MKFIENIEDFKNLLNPPSKIYYKGNLELLNARKVAIIGSRKMSVYTKNCLVELVTLLKKTKVCVVSGGALGVDIQAAKIAYPQTIAIFANGLDEIYPKANTNEILNIYENALALSENEGNYKAKPYDFLLRNRLIIALSEVVVIAQADLKSGSMQSARLALGMNKSIYVLPHRKNESEGTNLLLATKKANLIHDFDEFVKMFGEFHQEQSEDDLLSFLKHEDDLEKVLKKFGDRVYEYELEGLVEISGVKIRACL
- the ruvX gene encoding Holliday junction resolvase RuvX, whose amino-acid sequence is MKTLALDIGLKRIGVALCINKSIAMPLEAIIRKNRNQAANEVKKYIKEYDVNTLVVGVPLGGSSEDEMRKRVEHFVSLLDFDKEVFFVDESFSSKNAQELGMVNLKKKDGKLDSLAAYLFLKDFYGLT
- a CDS encoding type II secretion system protein, which codes for MKKAFSLLELALSIVILGVLIAILSNPAIHLYNHSYKIKNSNTVFLNLNQTLLSMEKIYHSCLNATLTSSSFECYMSANDDIFYDLSLKKLNFSGIILENNESFFSPKSNLHFIENGSSKGILSNYKDMHSEKKLKIYANDYMYFYDIQNSKIYKALVSDREKIHFNSEKFSGFYTILYAYVRVYLENENIYMQIDDLNHNKRSFLLAQNISRLIFKQDDKTLKVLICDKSQNECLSKWMFL
- the rpsR gene encoding 30S ribosomal protein S18, giving the protein MAEKRKYSRKYCKYTEAKVDFIDYKDTALLKHALSERFKIMPRRLTGTSKKHQEMVEVAIKRARHVALIPYIVDRKEVVTNPFEGL
- the rpsF gene encoding 30S ribosomal protein S6; translated protein: MRHYEVLFILKPTLTEEEVSAKLEFVKEVLTKNGAEIESVVPMGTRKLAYKIKKYERGTYFVIYFKAPTNLIAELERVLRITEEVIRFLIVKYENKKEIAAWEKLSKGIKQNKKEIKASESTEG
- a CDS encoding MarC family protein; protein product: MFSDIESEIYVILLASVAIIAVLNPFGNLPQFLAMTEGLDADTRKKLFRNIIYTAFCIVLVFLLSGPFIMKYLFKIDINDLRVAGGLILIIMSTKNLLFTPSSSQFQHYQGLSHKELLKKSIVPMAFPMLVGPGTLSTIVVISEDQNLAIAIASVLLTFAFIFVLFHFSATIEKVIGKLVLYVFSRIALVFIMAMGVKMIAIGIQTYIQSNLG
- a CDS encoding RsmB/NOP family class I SAM-dependent RNA methyltransferase is translated as MALLDLNTALDEIYTKEQKEQILQSFNQEKYINIFRNSLLVDNEKLEEILNNENIEFEKIDLNCYKIPSIFKSKLSSMKAFNEGKFYIQNYSSYLCAKTLGVKAGESVLDMCAAPGGKSLNLANFMQNEGYLASCELSKTRFFTLKKTMENYQVKIVKCFLKDARTIGKACPLKFDKILLDAPCSTFAKMGFEIQKNTKEIKQIANLQKKLLHSALLALKHGGELVYSTCTFLREENEAVLENALRNENFKLELLDFNLANVDFIYAKSDEFDLSFAKRVLPDDYADGFFIAKVKKL
- the holA gene encoding DNA polymerase III subunit delta, encoding MYKNQLQSLLNSNSFPNYFLLYGADNFQIELYAKFIKDKYSFDESLRFYFEEYDFKQAYDYLSSASLFSERKLLEIKTQKKIPSKELKQLLQLCQNSQDNYFLLEIYDENSKQSEAEKIFANNFCRFYKVNSAKEGMELLALKAKELNINITQNALYTLFYNFNENLYLAANELNKFNGLNIDEKIIQEHCYSLSTISFESFFDKLMQKQDLRNELENILENYNEIALINALYANFSRLFKIALHVKIYGNLDLKEILGYAPPISVAQNLQKQALMIKISQYKHIFLTLCNCEYELKKNSKIEKKEFLIATLLQLSSILKS
- the ilvC gene encoding ketol-acid reductoisomerase, which produces MAVSIYYDKDCDINLIKSKKVAIIGFGSQGHAHAMNLRDSGVEVIIGLKEGGQSWAKAQKANFIVKSVKEATKEADLIMILAPDEIQSEIFNEEIKPELKAGKTLAFAHGFNIHYGQIVAPKGIDVIMIAPKAPGHTVRHEFSIGGGTPCLIAIHQDESKNAKNLALSYASAIGGGRTGIIETTFKAETETDLFGEQAVLCGGLSALIQAGFETLVEAGYEPEMAYFECLHEMKLIVDLIYQGGIADMRYSVSNTAEYGDYITGPKIITKETKEAMKGVLKDIQNGSFAKDFILERRANFARMHAERKLMNDSLIEKTGRELRAMMPWISAKKLVDKDKN
- a CDS encoding divergent polysaccharide deacetylase family protein, which encodes MKTINKKYKVLLALCLVIIGIFLFAFGALFLKKEENKTLDYNQTIVKKEPLPPTKEQENNFSFNDINLTLENEKLEFLDKNISEILNLNPVNTELNQTKEDNQTLILEVIDQNTSKELINKEQNISDKNEDNKTQILVQKNSKPRLAIIIDDMASHTHVDMLKKTNLKLIPSFFPPDKRHPYTAEFTKDFDFFMVHLPLAAIKYDKAELNTLHPSDDIQKISKRIAFVKEQFPKVKFINNHTGSLFTANKQAMEKLFSAFKQNDFIFVDSRTIGNSKAKNLASQFNQPYIARDVFLDNEDDITYIKNQLKQAVEEAKKKGFAIAIGHPREKTFKALVQSKDLLNSVELVYLNEIY
- a CDS encoding RNB domain-containing ribonuclease, which encodes MKELFNQLSYGLNANEITNKNKQIIRELLTCDIIKFYKNKYYLKDGFTFGKIDISVNGTGFLESFDPAFKRDLLIENKNLKGANYADIVVAKLLPLKKKRPSAKVILILKRAHETSLVMTKKYGEAVLGVNIQTGLTCALKASQKSLKALPLGTILKIENHDNNITEVIGHIDDDFVDEKISLALFNKNAIFDNLCENEAKAYGDKVDVSMYPSRKDLRNLNFCTIDPIDAKDFDDAIYYDKNEHAIYIAIADVSAYVHAYSAIDKEARSRGFSIYFPHIAIPMLPRALSENICSLKPNEDRLAFCFKISLDQNNEVIKEELFEAIINSKRRFNYDEVDEYLQTQEDLGAINWLYEVFKITQNLRKKRLKNACEFKTQELRMTLDENNKLIKTRLENDTASHNLIEDCMLLANKAAAKLIDIGVFRNHLSPDYKKIDQLLADLSTLSIDINPKNNVIELFKDIQVLANELNIREEVDKLIIKAQKKAEYSSENAGHFGLGFDKYTHFTSPIRRYSDLILHRLLKAKINNDEKMFNYLLLNIQSTCEELSLLEREADKVAWHFMDRKFARWAKENIGKRFKALVVENQSSLQVKLNDEIKGALITIIGSRANLLENVEVEITEVDIVSAKIFGKITKHFSLERNQNV
- a CDS encoding single-stranded DNA-binding protein yields the protein MFNKVVLVGNLTRDIEMRYAPSGSAIGSSAIAVTRRFSTNTGEKREETCFIDISFFGRTAEIANQYLNKGSKVLIEGRLRFEQWSDQNGQNRSKHSIQVENLEMLGSTVQNNQQNNFDNQNYGYNQNFNQQQSFDPYAQVQTRTNPSNTYQNPQKEPPMKEIDIDKYDDDTELPF